Genomic DNA from Myxococcales bacterium:
CCAAGGACCTGATGACCGACCTGGAAATCAAGGGCTGGCCGGAACTCGGCAGCGAGCAGGGCAATTTCGAGGAAACCTATCCGGGCCTGTACCCGAACTTCCGCTGGGAGCGCGTCGTCGAGGAAAACGCCTTCTGGTCGTACATCCGCGAATGCACCGTCCGCGTTTTCTGGGCCGAGGGGCCGGCCGAGCAGAAGGTCGAGATCCTGCAGTTCATCGCCGCGATGGACGCCGAGGAACAGCAGATCGCCAACGAGGAATCGAGCGGCGGCGACGACGACACGACCGGCAAGAGCGGCGGCACGTCGAGCGGCGGCACCACGGGCGGCACGAGCAGCAAATGAAACGTTACCCCGCCGGTTTTACGCTGCTCGAAGTGATGATCGCCATGCTGATCATCAGCATCATCGTCGGCCTGATCTACGGCGCCTTCTCGGGCACCGCCGATTCCAAGGAAGAGGTGGAGGCGGGCAACGACATCTACCAGCAGGCCC
This window encodes:
- a CDS encoding prepilin-type N-terminal cleavage/methylation domain-containing protein codes for the protein MNHRHRRRRARGFTLLEVMVAMAILATTMVVLLENHGSSLRLSERSRNVSIAINLAKDLMTDLEIKGWPELGSEQGNFEETYPGLYPNFRWERVVEENAFWSYIRECTVRVFWAEGPAEQKVEILQFIAAMDAEEQQIANEESSGGDDDTTGKSGGTSSGGTTGGTSSK